In Pseudomonas sp. DNDY-54, a genomic segment contains:
- a CDS encoding DUF3820 family protein, producing the protein MKPVDLQRLVTQTMPYGKYKGRLIADLPGNYLNWFARVGFPPGELGQLLALMQEIDHNGLSPLLEPLRRR; encoded by the coding sequence ATGAAACCCGTAGACCTTCAACGCCTGGTGACCCAAACGATGCCCTACGGCAAATACAAGGGGCGCCTGATCGCCGATCTGCCGGGCAATTACCTGAACTGGTTCGCCCGGGTCGGTTTCCCGCCAGGTGAGCTTGGACAGCTACTCGCTTTGATGCAGGAGATCGACCATAACGGCCTGTCACCCTTGCTCGAACCCCTGCGGCGGCGCTAG
- a CDS encoding ankyrin repeat domain-containing protein, protein MTKPAQTKPELDDAALAFAEQVFDSTRKGDAARLADLLGRGLPANIRNHNGDSLLMLASYHGHLDASRVLLEHGADPQLRNNKGQTPLAGAAFKGDLPIIKLLVEHGADVEGASPDGKTALMMAAMFNRTEIVEYLIAKGANPHAADSNGATPLAAAAMMGATDTHALLSRIDS, encoded by the coding sequence ATGACCAAGCCTGCCCAAACCAAGCCCGAACTGGACGATGCCGCCCTGGCCTTCGCTGAGCAGGTCTTCGACAGTACTCGCAAAGGCGACGCCGCCCGCCTTGCCGACCTGCTCGGTCGCGGGCTACCGGCGAATATCCGTAACCACAACGGTGACAGCCTGCTGATGCTCGCCTCTTACCATGGCCATCTCGACGCATCCCGCGTACTACTGGAACACGGCGCTGACCCGCAATTGCGCAATAACAAGGGCCAGACACCCCTGGCCGGCGCTGCCTTCAAGGGCGACTTGCCGATCATCAAGCTGCTGGTCGAACACGGCGCTGATGTCGAAGGCGCATCGCCGGATGGCAAGACCGCGCTGATGATGGCGGCGATGTTCAACCGCACCGAGATCGTCGAGTACCTGATTGCCAAAGGCGCGAACCCACATGCGGCTGACAGCAACGGCGCGACACCACTCGCCGCCGCAGCCATGATGGGCGCAACAGATACCCATGCACTGCTGAGCCGGATCGACAGCTGA
- a CDS encoding response regulator: protein MRILLVEDDPILALIAASTLEEAGHHIVGPAYGDQDALRLAQSQCADIALVDINLGGQDEGVSLARDLLERYGIASVFISGQLEAARNNADAALGLLRKPYEPEDLARCVAVAHAMLNGCTVLPTPLPASLEIFSPRYASDRTGAGR from the coding sequence ATGCGTATTCTGTTGGTTGAAGACGATCCGATACTCGCGCTGATTGCTGCCTCAACCCTGGAAGAGGCAGGCCACCACATTGTCGGTCCCGCTTATGGTGACCAAGACGCGCTGCGACTCGCTCAAAGCCAGTGCGCTGACATCGCGCTGGTTGACATTAATCTTGGCGGGCAAGATGAAGGCGTATCGCTCGCGCGCGACTTGCTTGAGCGGTACGGCATCGCCTCGGTATTCATCAGTGGCCAGCTCGAGGCGGCACGCAACAACGCCGACGCCGCACTAGGCCTGTTGCGCAAACCCTACGAACCAGAAGATCTGGCACGGTGTGTTGCGGTGGCGCACGCTATGCTCAACGGCTGCACGGTGTTGCCGACGCCCTTGCCGGCTTCACTGGAGATCTTTTCCCCTCGATACGCCAGCGATCGCACAGGAGCAGGAAGATGA
- a CDS encoding alpha/beta hydrolase, whose product MPRLPIFRTRARALSSLVVAAVLAVLPVGCSMLEEKERELVFRIEPGTASWYRGLPSEVEELVLSTPEFGDAQKIHAWWWPGEQADAPALLYLHGSRWNLTGHLFRLEQIRSLGFSVLAIDYRGFGQSLGELPSEASVYEDARIAWDHLKTLQPDAAKRLIYGHSLGGAVAVDLAAELGRKADRQGEPREARALIIESTFTTLADIATEVADTSWPIRWLVSQKFDSIDKIDEVGMPLLLVHGTHDQYVPARFSEELYAAARQPKQLLLVEGGNHNNAMRVGRPAYAEAIQQLLSQPTDRQASGDTTTLETADTKG is encoded by the coding sequence ATGCCAAGATTGCCGATTTTTCGCACCCGGGCTCGTGCCCTGTCATCACTCGTTGTCGCTGCAGTGCTGGCTGTACTCCCGGTTGGCTGCTCGATGCTCGAAGAGAAAGAGCGTGAGCTGGTGTTTCGGATCGAGCCGGGCACCGCGAGTTGGTATCGAGGGCTGCCCAGCGAGGTGGAGGAACTGGTGCTAAGCACCCCTGAATTCGGGGACGCCCAAAAGATTCACGCCTGGTGGTGGCCCGGCGAGCAGGCCGATGCACCAGCGCTGCTCTACCTGCACGGCTCGCGCTGGAACCTCACCGGTCACCTGTTCCGGCTGGAACAGATCCGCTCGCTGGGCTTCTCGGTGTTGGCGATCGACTATCGCGGCTTCGGTCAAAGCCTTGGTGAGCTGCCGTCCGAAGCCAGCGTTTATGAAGATGCACGCATCGCCTGGGACCACCTGAAGACGCTCCAGCCCGATGCTGCCAAACGGCTGATTTACGGACATTCCTTGGGCGGAGCCGTGGCGGTGGACTTGGCCGCCGAGTTGGGCCGTAAAGCGGACCGCCAGGGCGAGCCACGAGAGGCGCGTGCGCTGATCATCGAGTCGACCTTTACGACCCTCGCCGACATCGCCACGGAGGTCGCCGACACCTCGTGGCCGATCCGCTGGCTGGTGTCGCAGAAGTTCGACTCCATCGACAAAATCGATGAGGTCGGTATGCCGTTGTTGCTGGTACATGGCACTCATGATCAATACGTACCCGCACGCTTCAGCGAAGAGCTGTACGCCGCGGCACGACAGCCCAAACAACTGCTGCTGGTAGAAGGCGGCAACCATAACAACGCGATGCGTGTGGGTCGCCCGGCCTACGCCGAGGCCATCCAGCAACTGCTATCGCAGCCGACAGATCGACAGGCGAGTGGCGATACCACCACCCTCGAGACGGCCGACACCAAGGGCTGA
- a CDS encoding GNAT family N-acetyltransferase produces the protein MPIQTLSRLADIDPARWDALLADNPQPFLRHAFLSALEDSGSVGGRTGWRPHHQVLSDAQGDVIAALPLYGKTNSNGEYVFDWAWADACHRAGIDYYPKLLCAVPFSPVTGARLLGDREAAARLLDQLTAELDAQGHSSLHVNFTEPDADAVLHAREGWLERIGCQFHWHNRGYRDFQDFLDALTSRKRKQLRKEREQVVGQGIEFDWREGHQLSEAEWDFVYACYANTYHVRGQAPYLTRSFFSLLAERMPEAIRVVLARQGGRLVAMAFSLMDACGLYGRYWGCLAEFDRLHFETCFYQGIDQAIAAGLPRFDAGAQGEHKLIRGFEPVITRSWHYLEHPGLRAAVSDFLQQERAGVLRYAEAACDALPYRQA, from the coding sequence ATGCCTATTCAGACCCTGTCCCGCCTTGCCGATATCGATCCCGCTCGTTGGGATGCATTGCTTGCCGATAATCCTCAGCCATTTCTAAGGCACGCTTTCCTGTCCGCTTTGGAAGACAGCGGCAGCGTCGGGGGTCGCACCGGTTGGCGTCCGCATCATCAGGTCCTCAGTGATGCGCAGGGTGACGTGATCGCCGCGCTACCGCTGTACGGCAAGACCAACTCCAACGGCGAGTACGTGTTTGATTGGGCCTGGGCCGACGCCTGTCATCGCGCCGGCATCGACTACTACCCCAAGCTGCTCTGCGCGGTGCCGTTCTCTCCAGTGACCGGCGCACGGCTACTCGGTGATCGCGAGGCGGCGGCGCGGTTGCTTGATCAGCTCACGGCCGAGCTTGACGCGCAAGGGCATTCCAGCCTGCACGTTAACTTCACCGAGCCGGACGCCGACGCCGTATTGCACGCGCGCGAAGGCTGGCTGGAGCGCATCGGTTGTCAGTTTCATTGGCACAACCGCGGCTACCGTGATTTCCAGGATTTCCTTGACGCGCTGACGTCGCGCAAACGCAAGCAGCTGCGAAAGGAGCGCGAGCAGGTGGTGGGGCAGGGGATCGAATTCGACTGGCGCGAAGGCCACCAGCTCAGCGAGGCAGAGTGGGATTTCGTCTATGCGTGCTATGCCAACACTTATCACGTGCGTGGCCAGGCGCCGTACCTCACGCGCAGCTTTTTCAGTTTGCTGGCCGAGCGTATGCCGGAAGCGATCCGCGTGGTGCTCGCCCGTCAGGGTGGCCGGTTAGTGGCGATGGCATTCAGCCTGATGGACGCATGCGGGCTGTATGGCCGCTACTGGGGTTGCCTCGCCGAATTCGATCGGCTGCATTTCGAGACTTGCTTCTATCAGGGCATCGACCAAGCAATTGCCGCGGGCTTGCCTCGGTTTGATGCCGGTGCGCAGGGCGAACACAAGCTGATCCGGGGCTTCGAACCGGTGATCACGCGCTCCTGGCACTACCTGGAGCATCCAGGGTTGCGTGCTGCGGTCAGCGACTTTCTCCAGCAGGAGCGGGCGGGCGTGCTGCGCTATGCCGAGGCGGCGTGCGACGCACTGCCCTACCGGCAGGCCTGA
- a CDS encoding cytochrome B6, with the protein MNAFARSCLAFALGTAPFTPVVHAAEGDKPTSYSPVVITEHFESIMQRMSADKPAILEKHMVLLRDRYDLGDNPAEGVTMARGKPIQTGVRVKLADGSWAELAQLSPEEVREQQRFPAGFMPLPHPNHPEGGMVFPQFHIDEVNEIEGRDLTRFDLDFDLPDHFLPEFPPPIYLTTRPDLGDVSQGKLVNIRNYFELFNGILNPKQLEGLRLLVSTFPQQQFNATDDRRSEHPHTGVACLDCHANGHTNAATHLAGDVRPQKFRHRIDTPTLRGVNVQQIFGSQRALKTVEDFTEFEQRAAYFDGDIVMAAKKGVNVLERGSQVHFMGEFQALLDFPPAPKLNVEGRLDPAKATEQELRGEQVFHGKGACAGCHVPPYYTDHLMHNLQTERFYAPQEYHGVMAVGDGPIKTFPLRGIKDSPPYLHDGRLLTLDDTVEFFNLVLQRGLTQDEKADLVAFLRTL; encoded by the coding sequence ATGAATGCGTTCGCTCGCTCCTGCTTGGCCTTCGCGCTGGGCACCGCTCCGTTTACGCCCGTCGTGCATGCCGCCGAGGGCGACAAGCCAACCAGTTACAGTCCGGTCGTTATAACCGAGCATTTCGAGTCGATCATGCAACGCATGTCCGCCGACAAGCCCGCCATCCTTGAGAAACACATGGTGCTGCTGAGGGACCGCTATGACCTGGGCGACAACCCGGCGGAAGGCGTCACCATGGCTCGAGGCAAACCGATACAAACCGGCGTGCGCGTCAAATTGGCGGACGGTAGCTGGGCCGAACTGGCGCAATTGAGCCCAGAAGAAGTCCGCGAGCAACAGCGCTTCCCAGCCGGATTCATGCCGTTGCCGCACCCGAACCATCCGGAAGGCGGGATGGTTTTCCCCCAGTTCCACATTGATGAGGTCAACGAAATCGAGGGCCGAGACCTGACGCGCTTTGACTTGGATTTCGATCTGCCCGACCACTTTTTGCCGGAGTTTCCGCCACCGATCTATCTCACCACGCGCCCCGATCTTGGCGACGTCTCGCAGGGCAAGCTGGTGAACATCCGCAATTACTTCGAGCTGTTCAACGGCATTCTCAACCCCAAGCAGCTCGAAGGGCTGAGACTGCTTGTGTCGACCTTCCCGCAACAGCAATTCAATGCCACCGACGACCGACGCAGCGAGCATCCACACACGGGCGTCGCCTGCCTGGACTGCCATGCCAACGGCCACACCAATGCTGCCACTCACCTGGCCGGTGATGTTCGGCCGCAAAAATTTCGCCACCGCATCGACACGCCAACCCTGCGCGGTGTGAACGTGCAGCAGATTTTCGGCTCCCAGCGCGCACTGAAGACGGTAGAGGATTTCACTGAGTTCGAGCAGCGTGCCGCCTATTTCGACGGTGACATCGTGATGGCCGCGAAGAAGGGCGTGAACGTGCTTGAGCGCGGCAGCCAGGTGCACTTCATGGGTGAATTTCAGGCGCTGCTGGACTTCCCGCCCGCGCCTAAACTCAACGTCGAGGGTCGGCTTGATCCGGCCAAGGCTACCGAACAAGAGCTGCGTGGAGAGCAGGTCTTTCATGGCAAGGGGGCCTGTGCAGGCTGCCATGTGCCGCCCTACTACACCGATCACCTCATGCATAACCTACAGACCGAGCGCTTTTACGCGCCTCAGGAGTACCACGGCGTCATGGCCGTGGGAGACGGACCGATCAAGACCTTCCCGCTACGCGGCATCAAGGATTCGCCGCCGTACCTGCACGACGGTCGTCTGCTGACGCTGGATGACACCGTGGAATTCTTCAATCTGGTGCTGCAGCGTGGCCTGACTCAGGACGAGAAGGCCGATCTGGTGGCTTTCCTGCGCACGTTGTAA
- a CDS encoding beta-ketoacyl-ACP synthase III, whose amino-acid sequence MHNVVISGTGLYTPAQSISNDELVESFNTYSRRFNDENATAIEAGDVQPMPESSSAFIEKASGIKSRFVTDKAGILDPDRMVPRIPERSNDEWSILCEMSVKAAQQALERAGKTAADIDGVIVACSNLQRAYPAVAIEVQAALGIKGFGFDMNVACSSATFGIQNAANSVQLGQARAILMVNPEICTGHMNFRDRDSHFIFGDACTAVIVERADQATSAHQWDIVSTRLVTEFSNNIRNNFGFLNRTAEEYMTNPDKLFVQEGRKVFKEVCPMVAELIGEHLKENDIEVGQVKRFWLHQANLNMNHLIVRKLLGRDASPEEAPVILDTYANTSSAGSVIAFHKHQDDLPSGSLGVLSSFGAGYSIGSVILRKH is encoded by the coding sequence GTGCATAACGTCGTCATCAGCGGTACCGGCCTTTACACCCCTGCCCAGAGCATTTCCAACGATGAGCTGGTTGAGTCTTTCAACACCTACTCACGTCGTTTCAACGATGAGAATGCGACAGCGATCGAAGCGGGTGATGTCCAGCCAATGCCGGAATCCAGCTCGGCGTTCATCGAAAAGGCGTCCGGCATCAAGAGCCGCTTCGTCACTGACAAAGCCGGCATCCTGGATCCGGACCGCATGGTTCCTCGCATCCCGGAACGCAGCAACGACGAGTGGTCCATTCTCTGCGAGATGTCGGTCAAAGCCGCCCAGCAAGCGCTGGAGCGCGCCGGCAAGACAGCCGCCGATATCGATGGCGTAATCGTTGCCTGTTCCAATCTACAGCGCGCCTACCCGGCGGTTGCGATCGAAGTACAGGCCGCACTGGGCATCAAAGGCTTCGGTTTCGACATGAACGTGGCGTGCTCCTCGGCCACCTTCGGTATCCAGAATGCAGCCAACTCGGTTCAGCTGGGCCAGGCGCGGGCGATCCTGATGGTCAATCCGGAAATCTGTACAGGCCACATGAACTTCCGCGACCGTGACAGCCACTTCATTTTCGGCGACGCGTGCACGGCGGTCATCGTCGAGCGCGCCGATCAGGCCACGTCTGCCCATCAGTGGGATATCGTCAGCACCCGGCTGGTTACCGAATTTTCAAACAACATTCGCAACAACTTCGGCTTCCTCAACCGTACTGCCGAGGAATACATGACCAACCCGGACAAGCTGTTCGTCCAGGAAGGCCGCAAGGTATTCAAGGAAGTCTGCCCGATGGTGGCTGAGCTAATCGGTGAGCACCTGAAGGAAAATGATATTGAAGTCGGTCAGGTCAAGCGCTTCTGGTTGCATCAGGCCAACCTGAACATGAATCATCTCATCGTGCGCAAGCTGCTCGGCCGTGACGCGAGCCCGGAGGAGGCGCCGGTGATTCTGGATACCTATGCGAACACCAGTTCAGCCGGTTCGGTCATTGCGTTTCACAAGCATCAGGATGATCTGCCCAGCGGCAGCCTGGGCGTGCTCAGCTCTTTCGGCGCCGGTTACTCCATAGGCAGCGTGATTCTGCGCAAGCACTGA
- a CDS encoding OprO/OprP family phosphate-selective porin, whose amino-acid sequence MIRKHFAGFAASALALAVSAQAFAGTVTTDGADIMIKTKGGLEVGTTDKEFSFKINGRLQADADSFDGFYTQNGERADETYFRRARIEISGVAFTDWGYTFNRNFGDSSSSWDELAIHYNGWKPVQLSIGRINPTFGLEEAVSSKWITAIERSAMYDLAPWLNSHEDGEGIRLRATAGMFHGEIGGYRQSGNEDEDGQNNTSFIARGVVAPIVQDDQVLHFGLNFATREVEAGFEEEIESRLSVRGTTEDGPNGNRALFGGAALDGTDQAWGLEAAYMIGPFSVQGEYLTRNADGDAALNGNDNDLEATGYNVQLAYTLTGESRSYKLDGGKFDKIKPENKQLGAWEVFYRYDNITVDETAMLPVGEGGAVPVAGLTVDSAEAAAKTHTIGVNWYANEAVKISANYLKTSVDDVVNANGDDDGDAISLRAQYVF is encoded by the coding sequence ATGATCCGTAAGCACTTCGCCGGTTTCGCCGCCAGCGCCCTCGCTCTGGCCGTTTCCGCCCAGGCTTTCGCCGGCACCGTCACCACCGATGGCGCCGATATCATGATCAAGACCAAGGGTGGTCTGGAAGTAGGAACGACGGACAAGGAGTTCTCTTTCAAGATCAACGGTCGTCTGCAAGCCGATGCCGACAGCTTCGATGGTTTCTACACCCAAAACGGTGAGCGTGCTGACGAGACCTATTTCCGCCGGGCACGTATCGAGATATCGGGTGTGGCCTTTACCGACTGGGGTTATACGTTCAACCGCAACTTCGGCGACAGCTCGAGCAGCTGGGATGAACTGGCGATCCACTACAACGGTTGGAAGCCCGTGCAACTATCGATAGGCCGCATCAACCCGACTTTCGGTCTGGAAGAAGCGGTCAGTTCCAAATGGATCACTGCGATCGAGCGGTCGGCCATGTATGACCTGGCGCCCTGGCTGAATAGCCATGAAGACGGCGAAGGCATCCGGTTGCGCGCAACGGCAGGCATGTTCCATGGTGAGATCGGTGGATACCGTCAGAGCGGAAACGAGGATGAAGATGGCCAGAACAACACCTCCTTCATCGCTCGTGGTGTGGTCGCGCCGATCGTTCAAGATGACCAAGTGCTGCACTTCGGCCTGAATTTCGCTACACGTGAGGTCGAAGCGGGCTTTGAAGAAGAAATCGAATCGCGCCTGTCGGTCCGCGGCACCACCGAAGACGGCCCGAATGGTAACCGCGCATTGTTTGGTGGCGCCGCGCTTGACGGCACTGACCAGGCCTGGGGCCTCGAAGCGGCGTACATGATCGGCCCATTCTCCGTCCAGGGCGAGTACCTCACCCGCAACGCGGATGGCGACGCCGCGCTGAACGGCAATGACAACGATCTGGAAGCCACCGGCTACAACGTCCAGCTCGCCTACACACTTACCGGTGAGTCACGCAGCTACAAGCTTGATGGCGGCAAGTTCGACAAGATCAAGCCCGAGAACAAGCAACTCGGCGCGTGGGAGGTCTTCTACCGTTACGACAACATCACGGTTGACGAAACGGCCATGTTGCCGGTTGGTGAAGGTGGCGCCGTGCCAGTGGCCGGCTTGACGGTCGACAGTGCCGAGGCCGCCGCGAAGACTCACACCATCGGCGTCAACTGGTATGCCAACGAGGCGGTAAAGATCTCCGCCAACTACCTGAAGACCAGTGTGGATGACGTGGTCAACGCCAATGGCGACGACGACGGCGACGCCATTTCCCTGCGCGCCCAATACGTCTTCTAA
- a CDS encoding alpha/beta fold hydrolase, which translates to MPEHILLHCRDGYALAAQLWLPDGHARGSVIVSSATGVLARYYARYAAFLRDQGYAVLTYDYRGIGGSRPPSLRDVSIRWRDWGDYDFDAAVRWMRARDPEGLLVAVGHSIGGFLPGFSTAATQVDRFLSVGAQFAYWRDYAAPQRWKMFVKWHLFMPTVTALCGYFPGRRLGWLEDLPAGVAREWAFRRARLEHSYPVHERDEVVQRFAAIRAPILAVSISDDEYGTLAAIERGLSYYQNSHCEHVRLSPDGLGLVRVGHFDLFHERHRSGFWQATLAWIDEGRNPWTSQPGDSTDRKAC; encoded by the coding sequence ATGCCCGAGCACATCCTTCTCCACTGTCGCGACGGTTATGCCCTCGCCGCGCAACTCTGGCTGCCCGACGGTCACGCACGCGGCTCTGTGATCGTCAGCAGTGCGACCGGCGTTCTGGCGCGCTATTACGCGCGCTATGCCGCTTTCCTGCGTGATCAGGGGTACGCCGTGCTGACCTACGATTACCGCGGCATCGGCGGGTCGCGGCCCCCGAGTTTGCGTGACGTCAGCATTCGCTGGCGTGACTGGGGCGATTACGATTTCGACGCGGCGGTGCGCTGGATGCGTGCGCGCGACCCGGAGGGGTTGTTGGTCGCGGTCGGGCACAGTATCGGTGGTTTCCTGCCGGGCTTTTCCACCGCCGCGACTCAGGTCGATCGGTTTCTCAGCGTGGGCGCGCAATTCGCCTACTGGCGGGACTACGCTGCCCCGCAGCGCTGGAAAATGTTCGTCAAATGGCACCTGTTCATGCCGACGGTGACGGCGCTATGCGGGTATTTTCCGGGGCGACGGCTGGGCTGGCTGGAAGATTTGCCCGCCGGCGTGGCGCGGGAGTGGGCTTTTCGCCGGGCGCGGCTGGAACACAGCTATCCGGTCCATGAGCGTGACGAGGTGGTGCAACGCTTTGCCGCGATCCGTGCGCCCATCCTCGCGGTGAGCATCAGCGACGATGAATACGGCACCTTAGCTGCCATCGAGCGCGGACTGAGCTATTACCAGAACAGCCACTGCGAGCATGTGCGCCTCAGCCCGGACGGACTGGGGTTGGTGCGCGTAGGGCATTTTGATCTGTTCCACGAGCGTCACCGGTCGGGCTTTTGGCAGGCCACCCTGGCTTGGATAGACGAGGGCAGAAACCCCTGGACGTCGCAACCGGGCGACTCGACCGACCGCAAGGCCTGCTGA
- a CDS encoding MFS transporter translates to MTAHAHPPTPRFSPRAILLIELALAMGGFAIGTGEFAIMGLMPNVAQGLGISEPQVGHVISTYALGVVVGAPLLAILGARLFRRHLLLLLMSFFALGNFASAMAPDYHSLMVFRFIAGLPHGAYFGVAMLVAASMVPADQRAKAVSRVLAGLTIAILIGNPTATWLGQWLSWRWAFGLVGMVALLTVLLVALFLPLDRSEPRNNPMRELRDFNRKPVWLALAISSIGFAGMFCVFSYLAPTLLDINGASEKWIPVGLAAFGLGAIIGNLFGGWLFDRLGFKAIAWLLLWSIFVLLIFPFATHSLWTLLPAAFAVGTMVSLSPALQTHLMDVAADAQTLAAASNHSAFNVANALGPWLGGMAISAGLGWSSTGYIGAATGVIGLLVFWWAWNVRNDDDKTTSAAVACD, encoded by the coding sequence ATGACGGCGCACGCCCACCCGCCGACACCGCGCTTTTCGCCGCGCGCCATCCTGCTGATCGAACTGGCCCTCGCCATGGGCGGGTTTGCCATCGGCACCGGCGAGTTCGCCATCATGGGATTGATGCCCAACGTGGCGCAGGGGCTGGGCATCAGCGAGCCGCAGGTCGGCCACGTGATTAGCACCTATGCGCTGGGCGTCGTGGTCGGAGCACCACTGCTGGCGATTCTCGGCGCACGGCTGTTTCGTCGCCATTTGCTGCTGCTTCTGATGAGCTTTTTCGCGCTGGGCAACTTCGCCAGCGCCATGGCACCGGACTACCACTCCCTGATGGTGTTCCGCTTTATTGCCGGCCTGCCCCACGGCGCCTACTTCGGTGTGGCAATGTTGGTGGCCGCCTCGATGGTGCCGGCCGATCAACGGGCCAAAGCGGTCAGCCGCGTGCTGGCTGGCCTAACGATCGCCATTCTGATCGGCAACCCCACCGCGACCTGGCTGGGGCAATGGTTGAGCTGGCGCTGGGCGTTCGGCTTGGTCGGGATGGTTGCCTTGCTGACTGTGCTGCTGGTCGCCCTCTTTCTGCCACTGGACCGCAGCGAGCCCCGCAACAACCCGATGCGCGAACTGCGCGACTTCAATCGAAAGCCGGTGTGGCTGGCGCTGGCCATCAGCTCGATCGGCTTTGCCGGTATGTTCTGCGTGTTCAGCTATCTGGCACCCACGCTGCTCGACATCAACGGTGCCAGCGAGAAGTGGATCCCGGTGGGCCTGGCCGCGTTTGGGCTTGGGGCAATCATCGGCAACCTGTTCGGCGGCTGGCTGTTCGACCGGTTGGGCTTCAAAGCAATCGCCTGGCTGCTGCTCTGGAGTATTTTCGTCCTGCTGATTTTCCCCTTCGCCACCCATTCGCTGTGGACCCTCCTGCCCGCCGCGTTTGCCGTGGGCACCATGGTTTCGCTGTCGCCTGCGCTGCAGACACATTTGATGGATGTTGCGGCCGATGCACAAACCCTTGCGGCAGCCTCCAACCATTCAGCGTTCAACGTCGCCAATGCGCTCGGCCCGTGGCTGGGAGGGATGGCGATCAGCGCGGGGCTTGGCTGGTCCTCCACCGGGTACATCGGCGCCGCCACCGGTGTGATCGGCCTGTTGGTGTTCTGGTGGGCCTGGAACGTACGCAACGACGATGACAAGACGACAAGCGCCGCCGTCGCGTGCGATTGA
- a CDS encoding IS3 family transposase (programmed frameshift), which yields MSKQRRTFSAEFKREAAALVLDQGYSHIEACRSLGVVDSALRRWIKQLQQERSGITPQSKALTPEQQKIQELEARINRLEREKAIPKKGYRSLDVRRVRTYALIDQLSEQEPVDMVCSVFEVTRSCYYAHRARGHRIDARRVALRSQVNQLFSESRGAAGSRSILGMMREDGVVIGRFQVRSLMRELGLVSKQPGSHAYKQATVERPDIPNLLNREFTVERANQVWCGDITYIWAQGRWHYLAVVLDLHVRRVVGWAFSEKPDAELAARALDMAHEQRGRPQHVMFHSDQGSQYASRLFRQRLWRYRMQQSMSRRGNCWDNAPMERLFRSLKTEWIPSTGYMTAREAQRDISHYLMHRYNWLRPHQANAGLPPAVAEEKLNPLSGMA from the exons ATGAGCAAGCAGCGACGTACTTTTTCCGCCGAGTTCAAACGAGAGGCTGCGGCTCTGGTTTTGGATCAAGGCTACAGCCACATCGAGGCGTGCCGTTCACTGGGTGTGGTGGATTCCGCTTTGCGCCGATGGATCAAGCAGCTCCAGCAGGAGCGCAGCGGTATCACCCCGCAGAGCAAGGCGCTCACTCCTGAGCAGCAAAAAATCCAGGAGCTGGAAGCCCGGATCAACCGACTGGAGCGGGAGAAAGCGATTC CTAAAAAAGGCTACCGCTCTCTTGATGTCAGACGAGTTCGAACGTACGCGCTGATAGACCAGTTGAGTGAGCAGGAGCCGGTAGACATGGTCTGTTCAGTGTTTGAAGTAACCCGCTCGTGTTATTACGCCCACCGTGCCCGGGGGCATCGCATTGATGCGCGTCGCGTGGCCCTGCGTAGCCAGGTCAATCAGCTATTCAGCGAGAGCCGTGGAGCTGCAGGCAGCCGCAGCATCTTAGGCATGATGCGGGAGGATGGCGTGGTGATCGGGCGTTTCCAGGTGCGTAGCCTGATGCGTGAGCTGGGGCTCGTCAGCAAGCAGCCCGGCTCTCATGCCTACAAGCAAGCGACGGTGGAGCGGCCCGACATTCCGAACCTGTTGAACCGCGAGTTCACTGTCGAACGCGCCAACCAAGTCTGGTGTGGCGACATTACCTACATCTGGGCACAGGGCCGCTGGCATTACTTGGCGGTGGTGCTGGATCTACACGTGCGCCGCGTTGTCGGCTGGGCATTCTCCGAAAAACCCGATGCGGAGCTGGCTGCCCGTGCGCTTGATATGGCCCATGAGCAGCGCGGTAGGCCGCAGCACGTGATGTTTCACTCCGACCAGGGCAGCCAATACGCCAGCCGCCTGTTCCGGCAGCGGCTGTGGCGCTACCGCATGCAGCAGAGCATGAGTCGACGCGGCAACTGCTGGGACAACGCGCCGATGGAACGGCTGTTTCGCAGCCTGAAGACAGAATGGATACCGTCGACGGGCTACATGACAGCCAGAGAGGCGCAGCGGGACATCAGCCATTACTTGATGCATCGCTATAACTGGTTGAGGCCTCATCAGGCCAATGCCGGACTGCCGCCCGCTGTAGCCGAAGAAAAACTTAACCCACTGTCCGGGATGGCTTGA